One Mesorhizobium loti genomic window carries:
- a CDS encoding molybdopterin oxidoreductase, translating into MESETLLTTMHWGTYEVRAENGRLVGVEPWSGDPDPSPIGKSMLGTVQGDLRVSRPAIRRGWLEGERSSGKGGRGGEAFVEVPWETALDIVAAELDRVRVAHGNSAIYAGSYGWASAGRFHHAQSQVHRFLNTIGGYTSSVLSYSYGAAEIILPHVLGGTDGLTGNHSTWDGIERHSELIIAFGGLPWRNAQIQGGGAARHEAAAALQKAVGNGARLINVSPVRDDAPRGVETEWLPLRPNSDTALMLALCHVLLSESRHDEAFLARYCTGFEAVRAYVLGETDGQPKSPAWAAALSGVVEDRIVALAREMTAKRTMVMVSWSLQRADHGEQPYWAAITLAALLGQIGLPGGGLGFGYSSTNGAGRPEMGFRWPSVPQGKNQVPDFIPVARMADMLLNPGSSFDFNGAALVYPDIRLVYWAGGNPFHHHQDLNRLIEAWRRPETIIVNEPFWTASARHADIVLPVTTPLERNDLAFSNRENLVVAMKQAIDPVGEARDDYRIFAELSARLGTGEAFTEGRGAGEWIRLLYEQARNSADAAGVEMPTFDRFWHDGHADLARQVTSQTLLGAFRADPERHRLATPSGRIELFSPTVDSFGYDDCPGHAVWLEPQEWLGSELASRFPLHLLSPQPGDKLHSQYDHGSVSRAGKVSGRAPLWINPADAAARGILDGAVVRVFNDRGACLAGAVLTDGLIPGVVQLPTGAWFDPSSPGQPNSLEKHGNPNVLTPDRGTSRLAQSPTCNSTLVQVSRFDGAVPPVTAFDPPATVHLADVPGLAGPRPHHKEA; encoded by the coding sequence ATGGAGTCCGAGACCCTGCTCACCACCATGCATTGGGGGACCTACGAAGTCCGTGCCGAGAACGGCAGGCTCGTCGGCGTGGAGCCATGGAGCGGCGACCCCGATCCATCGCCGATCGGCAAGTCCATGCTCGGCACGGTGCAGGGCGACCTGCGCGTGTCCCGTCCCGCCATCAGGCGCGGCTGGCTTGAGGGAGAGAGGTCCAGCGGCAAGGGCGGGCGTGGCGGCGAGGCTTTCGTCGAAGTTCCCTGGGAGACGGCACTGGACATCGTCGCGGCCGAATTGGACCGTGTCCGCGTCGCGCATGGCAACAGCGCGATCTATGCGGGATCCTATGGCTGGGCGAGCGCGGGGCGGTTCCACCATGCGCAGAGCCAGGTCCACCGCTTCCTCAACACGATTGGCGGCTATACGAGTTCGGTGCTCAGCTATTCCTACGGCGCGGCCGAGATCATCCTGCCGCATGTGCTTGGCGGAACCGACGGCCTGACAGGCAATCATTCCACCTGGGACGGGATCGAACGGCACAGCGAACTGATCATCGCCTTTGGCGGCCTGCCCTGGCGCAACGCGCAGATACAGGGCGGCGGCGCGGCCCGGCACGAGGCGGCGGCGGCCCTGCAAAAGGCCGTCGGCAACGGCGCCCGGCTGATCAACGTCTCGCCCGTGCGCGATGACGCGCCGCGCGGCGTCGAGACCGAATGGCTGCCGCTGCGGCCGAACAGCGACACCGCCTTGATGCTGGCCCTGTGCCATGTCCTCCTCAGCGAGAGTCGTCATGACGAGGCCTTCCTGGCGCGCTACTGCACTGGCTTCGAGGCCGTGCGGGCTTACGTCCTGGGAGAAACCGACGGCCAGCCGAAGAGCCCGGCATGGGCTGCCGCCCTGAGCGGCGTGGTTGAGGACAGGATCGTCGCACTGGCCAGGGAAATGACCGCCAAGCGCACGATGGTGATGGTCAGTTGGTCGCTGCAGCGCGCCGACCATGGTGAGCAGCCATACTGGGCGGCGATCACGCTGGCCGCGCTGCTCGGCCAGATCGGATTGCCGGGCGGCGGCCTTGGCTTCGGCTATTCATCGACCAACGGCGCTGGAAGGCCGGAGATGGGTTTCCGCTGGCCGTCCGTGCCGCAAGGCAAGAACCAGGTACCGGACTTCATCCCGGTCGCGCGGATGGCCGACATGCTGCTCAATCCGGGCAGCTCGTTCGACTTCAATGGCGCCGCGCTGGTCTACCCCGATATCAGGCTGGTCTACTGGGCCGGTGGCAATCCGTTCCACCACCACCAGGACCTGAACCGGCTGATCGAGGCTTGGCGGCGGCCTGAAACGATAATCGTCAACGAGCCCTTCTGGACGGCGTCCGCACGCCATGCCGACATCGTCCTGCCGGTCACCACACCGCTGGAGCGAAACGACCTCGCCTTTTCGAATCGGGAAAACCTCGTCGTCGCCATGAAGCAAGCGATCGATCCGGTTGGGGAGGCCCGCGACGATTATCGGATCTTTGCGGAGCTGTCGGCCCGGCTCGGCACAGGCGAAGCCTTCACCGAAGGGCGTGGAGCCGGCGAATGGATCCGGTTGCTTTACGAGCAGGCCAGGAACAGCGCGGACGCGGCCGGCGTCGAGATGCCGACCTTCGACCGTTTCTGGCATGACGGCCACGCCGACCTCGCCCGGCAGGTGACGTCGCAGACTTTGCTCGGCGCCTTCCGGGCCGATCCGGAGCGGCATCGGCTGGCGACACCGTCGGGCCGCATAGAACTGTTCTCGCCGACGGTCGATTCCTTCGGCTATGACGACTGTCCCGGCCACGCCGTCTGGCTTGAGCCGCAGGAATGGCTGGGCAGCGAACTTGCCAGCCGGTTCCCGCTGCATCTTCTGTCGCCGCAGCCCGGCGACAAGCTGCACAGCCAGTACGATCACGGCTCGGTCAGCCGGGCGGGCAAGGTGTCGGGCCGGGCGCCGCTGTGGATCAACCCTGCGGATGCCGCCGCGCGCGGCATCCTGGACGGAGCGGTCGTGCGCGTCTTCAACGATCGCGGAGCGTGCCTGGCGGGCGCGGTGCTGACGGACGGCCTGATCCCGGGCGTCGTCCAGCTGCCCACCGGTGCATGGTTCGACCCCTCCTCGCCCGGACAGCCGAACAGTCTGGAAAAGCATGGCAATCCGAATGTGCTGACGCCTGATCGGGGAACGTCGCGCCTTGCCCAATCGCCGACCTGCAATTCGACGCTTGTTCAGGTATCGCGATTTGACGGAGCCGTTCCCCCGGTGACAGCGTTCGATCCGCCTGCCACAGTGCATTTAGCCGACGTGCCCGGCCTGGCCGGACCGCGGCCCCATCACAAGGAGGCTTAG